The genomic window TCTACAACATCGGGGTGAAACCTTCGGGGAGTAGCCCCTTATTTTTATTCAACTAACGTTTCAACTGGAATCTTTTTGTCGGACAGTAGTGAAAATAAATATTAATTGAAATCGGAACGTTTTTTTTTCTAAATTTAACCCATCGTGTAAAGTGGCTCGATTAAAATCAGTTGCCGAATGGAAGTGCTTAAACTTAAGGGAACAAACGTTTCACCCGAAGTGAAATTTGATCACATTGCTATGACGTTCGATATATCCGGCTACTCTCGTCCTGAAAATGTACGCGACTTCTACCTACCAATTCTAAAGTGGTTGGAACAGTTCGTGGTTGAGTTATCCACTAATCGTCCAAGCATTTCCAAACCAATCGCATTCAACTTTCGGCTAATTTATTTTAATTCCTCTTCGGCAAAGTTTATTTTCGACATGATAACTCATATAAATGCCATCCATGCCATAAAATTTCCAGTAATGGTTAACTGGTACTACGATGAGGATGACGAAGAGCTGAAAGAGGCCGGGGAAGAACTTTCGGAAATGGCCGATTTTTCATTTTCCTACTATGAGGTAAAAAAAGCAAAGTAACATATTGAAGCCATAAAAAAAGAGTTCCGAATTTCGGAACTCTTTTTTTATGATCATATTTTCTTTTAGAAGTGAAAATCGAATCCGATTCCAAAGCCTATGTTGTTTCTGTTGTAGGTCTCTTTAACACTACCAAAGTTGGTATAAGTAATGTCTTTTTGACTTTGAACGTATTGAGTATATAAGATTCCGAGGTTTATTGTAAGCATTTCGCTTGCCTTAAATGCACCACCGAATCCAACGCTGCTGGATGATAAACTGTGACTTATGTCTGTTTGGTAACCTTGTCCGACTCCGGTTTGAGCATAAAGATATCCAGCGCTAAATAGTATCTTCTCATTAACGTTATACTCCATACCAAAGGAGAGTTCATAAAGATTGTCGGTAACAAATTTTTCCTTGCCTTCCCAGTTAGCATCCTTATCGAAGTAGTGGTGTAAACCTGCGGCGAGTTTTAAGTCAGGTAAAACTTTGTAGTCTATACCTACTGAAAGAATTGCAGGTATATCGTTTCTGAATTTTGCACCATTAGGAAACATGTTGGTTACAACATCTTTTTTTGTATCGTTAGTGAGTTCAAGTGTTGTTTTGAACTCATATTTTATACCGATGTTAATCTTATCATTTGGAGTGATATTTACGCCAATAATGGGTGTGAAACCAGTCCCTGTTTGTTTAACATCAACCGTTTGGTCTTGTGTGTTTGAAGCATTTGTAGCCATTGCAGCTTGTTTGCCTAAAAGAGTTGGAGAGGCTGCTGCATAAGCTCCTTGTATTTGGGCAATGTTAAGGGTTGACGGATCGATGCTTGGATTTATCAATGCGAAACCACCTGATATTGAAGCAACTTGTTCTGGTGTAAGATAATTTGCAGTCTGTGCTTGAGCAAGGGTTAGGGCTGATCCCCCTCCGTTAATAAGGGGTTGTAATGATTCATCAATACCTGCTAAACTACCAAACATTGAAGCCATGTTTGTAAAGAATTCAGTTGCTTTAACAAACGATGTTCCGTTTAATCCAAGTGGGGCAAATGTTGGATTAATTCGGATGTTTTTCAATTCACCTTCATAGGTGTTTACCGCATTAATCATTCTAACACCTGCGTATGCGCTAAACATATCGTTAATTTTGTAGGAAGCTCCAACTTGGGTACCCCAGAAAATTGAAGTCCCATCAAATTTGATATCGGCGGTATAGGCGGTAGTTGGTATTCCACTTGCAGTTAATGATGCTGGTATTCCCGAGAATGGAATTTCAAAACTTGGCAACCCGGCACCATAACTGGCAGTTCCACCACCAGCACTTGGATTAAATCCAAAGGAGAAAACCCAATCGCCCGTTTTGTAGGCTGCGTAAATACCAGGGAAAAACGGAACAGTTACATCACCAATATACTTAGACTCATTTAGCAGAGGGTACTTGTTTTCGATCGTTCTCTTTGAAAAGAGGGTTTGGTTGTTAAGCGATAAGTGAAATCCATCTTGAAGTTTTATAAGTCCAGCTGGATTGTAGTAAACAGCATCTATTTGGGTGGAAGCATCTCTTGCAATCATTCGCAAGTAGGCTGCACTCTGGTTGGCATTTGTCAAAATTCCCCCTGCAAAAATAGGGGCGCTTAGCAGCGTAGCTGCAAAGAAAAGTAGACCTTTCTTCATAGTAAATGGTTTAGATTTGTAGTTAGAATTTGAAATGCAATACAACAACTTCACAGTAACCCATGAAGCTGCAGTTTGTTTAATTGATGGCTATCAGATTCTTAGGTGTCGGTCGAAAAAACCGTTCACCAAGCCTAGGTTGCAGACCATTTTTTGTGGTGTAAAAAAACGGTTGCTGATAAAAATTTGTACGGGAATACTGGTGGAATTAAAGGTACGCGAATCTTTACCCTCTTTTTTGCTCTTAGGTTTGGACCCAAAAAGTGCAATAAAGGATTTCGAAATGTATTTCTCGATAAAAACAATGTAGGCTGTTATAGCCAAAAAGACTCGTGCCCTGCGCATTTACCTATGTTAATTCGGGGGCAATATAGTGAATTTTTTTTTCAGACAAATTTCCGATCTTTATCAAAGGAAATTAAGCTTAATTCGTTGAGTCTTGTCAAACAATTATTTAAAACCTACTATTATGAAGATTGGTAAACTACTTTTTCTTTCTCTGTCTCTTTTATTCTTTATAAATGTTCAGGCGCAGGATACTGTTCGTGTTGCTGGATATAAGTTTACAAAGGAGGTTCGGCTTCCTTATACCGATGTAAAAAGTCAAAATAGGACAGGCACTTGCTGGAGCTACGCAACTACCTCTTTTGTTGAGTCTGAATTGCTTCGAATGGGCAAGCCTTCGGTTGATCTTTCTGAAATGTTTTTTGTGAAGGATGCATACCTTCAAAAAGGTGTTTCTTACGTTCGTAGAAATGGAACAGCAAACTTCTCGGAAGGTGGCCAGGCGCACGATGTTATGAACACCATTAAAGCCAAGGGTATGGTTCCTGACGCAATATTTCCAGGCTTAAACTATGGTGAGAAGGAGCATGTGCATGGCGAACTCACTGCGGGTATGACTGGATTTTTGGAAGCAATTAATAAAAACCCCAACAGGCAACTATCTACAGCTTGGCTACCGGGGTTAAAGGGAATTCTTGACGCATACCTAGGACAAGATGTTACTTCGTTTTCGTATAACGGAAAAAACTATACTCCTGCATCTTTTCGCGATGCCAATGGTTTTAATCCAGACGATTACATTGAGTTAACCTCCTTTTCGAATTACCCATACAATACAAAGGTAATGCTCGAAATTGCTGATAACTGGTCCAACGGTCAGTACTACAACCTTCCAATAAATGATATTATTAAGATTATAGAGAACGCAGTGGCAAAAGGCTACACCGTATGTTGGGATGGGGATGTAGGAAATACAGGCTTTTCGCATGGCAAGGGATTAGCAGTTGTTCCCGATGAGAATACAAAAGAGGTAGCCGGTCTTGAAATGGCAAAGTGGAGCAATATGTCGAGCGTAGATAAGAAAAAAGCGCTCTTTAACGGCGATAGCCCTATTGCTGAGAAACTTATTACTGATGCCGATCGTGCAGCTGCTTTTGATAATACCACCCTTACCGACGATCATTTGATGCACTTGGTTGGCTTGGCTAAAGACCAAACTGGCGCTACCTTCTACATTATTAAAAACTCATGGGCAAAGGATTCAAATGCTTGGGGCGGTTTGTTTTACATGAGTCAGCCATATGTAAAACGCTTTACTGTTGCCATAATGGTTCATAAAAATGCAATACCAGCTGATATAAAAAAGGTATTAGGTTTATAATTTAATGATTGTTATGAAGTTAAAACTGATTTGTTTTTTCTTTTGCTCGGTATACTCACTAGTAGGCTTTTCGCAAAGTATGGATACAATTAAGCTACCTGCACCTCAAACCGTTGGCGGAAAACCCCTAATGGAGGTATTAAAAATGCGAAAATCAACTCGTAGCTATACAGTTCAGGAGTTGTCGATGCAAGAGCTCTCCAACCTGCTTTGGGCGGGCTGTGGCATATCGCGACCCGAAAGTGGAAAGCGAACCTCACCAAGCGCCATGAATTGGCAGGAGGTTGACATATATGTTGCTCTCAAAAGTGGGACTTACCGATATGAGCCCAAGGCAAATTTGCTAATCCCTATTTTGGCAGGAGATATTCGGGCAAAGACTGGTTCGCAGGATTTTGTGGCCAATGCTCCAGTGAATTTAATATATGTTGCGGATTATTCGAAGATGAATGACCGTCCAGCGGAGATGCTTGCCATGTATGCCGGAACTGATACTGGGTTTATCTCGGAGAACATATACTTATACTGTGCCTCGGCAGGCTTGGGAACAGTTGTTCGGGGTATGTTCGACAGGGAGGAACTGAAAACGCTACTTTCTTTACCAGAGAATAAGCATGTGGTTTTTACCCAAACGGTAGGATATCCAGCTCCTTAAACTATTTGATGTAAAGGTTAATGTAAAAAAAGGCGTTCAAGTGAACGCCTTTTTTCGTCGAATATACCGTAGTTTATGTTGCGAATACCGTTCTTGTTACCTAAATTTGGTATCTGAGTCATTTAAATAACTGGTTGAAAATGAAAAGACTGATAGTATTCGCGATTGTTGTTCTTGGAACTGCTGCGCTGCAAGCCCAAACGGTAATGGAGATGAGGTGGACTCCCGATTTTAAGCTACAGGTGCGGCTTTCGAACGATACTAGTCAGGTGTTGGATGTAAAGGCGCTTCAGCATAGCGGATCGGTGCAGGATGCTATCTCGCAATCGGAAGCAACATACTACCCGGTTTCACTCGACCAGGAGTTTATTAATGCGCTAAAAGAAAAGAAGATCGCGATGGATAGCGCTGTAACGGATACAACCCTTAAATCGAGCAATCAAACGTTATGGTCTGCACTTCACTTAAGCCTAGGTGGTGGGTATATTCATTTCATTAACTGCATAATGTATGCTCTGGAATCGGGGCACCTTAACTTATCCGATCCCATTATGCAGCGACCACCCTCCAAATGGAAACCTAACCCTATGACCGAGTCGTTTAAGCGGACGCGTAAGTGGAGCCATTTTATTCCAGACAATCAGAAAGTGGCTCAAAAGGAGTTTAAGGCTCAAAAGAAAAACAACGAACATCGTGATATCATGGTACTTCCTGCCGACTTTAGAGAAGTATTTCTTGCCACTAACGAAAAGGGCTACCTTATTATGAAAACTAAGGGTAATAAAAAAGAGGTGGCCAAAATAGACATTATCAGGTTGCTTCTCGGCTCAAAATACCTTGGTGAGTCTCAAATAAAGTTCATCAAAGCAAAGGTGCTAAATGCAATTTCACAGTATTCAGCCAACAATCTTCCATCCGTTGTTATGTTCGACGATCTCAACGCCGCTGTGGCTATGAGCCTCAATGCTGAGGGGTATCGTATCGATCAAATTGTGTTTAAAGATGCTGATGACATCGATCAGCAAGAAGTTGATCACCGAACAGCCCGCATTACCGGATTTATTAAGGCAATTAACGAGGCCAACGAGCGGGTTTTTAAGAAACGACTTTCGACATACTACGGAAATTAGCCTTCTATAAAAAACTAATAAACAAATAGTTGTGATTTTTATTTAAAATAACTATAAAATATAGTTGTATAACTATAAAACATAGTTACATTTGAGATATGAAAGAGTTGACAAAAGCAGAAGAGCAAGTAATGGAATACTTATGGAAGTTGGAGAGAGCTTTCGTAAGAGATATCTTGGATGAATTTCCTGAACCAAAGCCTGCATACACAACGGTTTCGACCATTGTAAGAATTCTTGAAAAAAAGGAACTGGTAGGATATACCGCCTTTGGTAAGAATTACCAGTATTTTCCTTTGGCCACGAAGAAGGAGTATGCCTGGCAATGTTTCAGGGGCGTTTTGAGTAAGCATTTCAACAGCTCGGTTAGGCGCTTTGCCTCGTTTTTTGCAGCCGACAGCAAGGTTAGCTTGAGCGAGTTGGAAGAGATGAAGGAACTCATAGAAAAGGAGATACAGAAACGAAAAACAGAAGAAGCAAATGGATCTAGTTAGCCTAGTATTTTTGCCGCTAAAGGCAGCCTTTAGCGCAGCCATGCTTTATGGCTTTTATCGCTTTGTTTTGCGTAAGGAGCAGCACTTTGGCGCCAATAGAACTTTTTTGCTTTTATCTATGCTGGTTTCTATAATCATTCCTTTTATTACGATCACCATTATTCAAAATGTAGTAATGCATGAGGTTGCCCCATCGGTTGCTGTTCTCGAGAGCAGCCAATCGATGGGAGTAACTCCTATCATTCTTGAACAGTCACTCTCACTGTCCGAAATGGTGGGGATTGTATATTTGGCAATTACTGGTTGCATGCTACTTCGATTGCTGCTTATTTTGCTCCAGTTCGTTCTTTCTGTCTCGCGAAACTCTCGTCGCGAAACTGTAAATGGAAAAGTTGTATTGATTTCGAACGCATACCCACAAACCTTTTCTTTTTTCGGTATTGTGGTAATGGCCGAAAACGATTTTAAGCGTGCAGACCGTCACCTGTTGATTGCTCACGAGCAGGTACATGCACGCCAGCTGCACTCTCTCGACCTGCTTGTTGCTGAATTGTTTATTGTTTTCCAGTGGTTCAACCCTATTAGCTACCTGCTTCGGGATTCACTCCATGAGGTTCACGAATACCTGGCCGACAGGTGCGTGATACAAGGTGGAGCCGATCAGTTAAGCTATAAGCGCTTGCTGCTGGACTGCATTACCGCAGCCAACATGCCAACTCTTTCGAGTTCATTCAGTGCTAAACTATCTAAACGACGATTCGCTATGATTTCAAAAAAATATAACAAAGGAAACCGGAGATATAAATTTCTGCTTTCCATTCCTATTGCTGTGGTTCTATTTGCAATGTTTTCATTGAAGGTGGAGGCAAACTATGTGTATGCTAAGGAAAAGGGATTTAATCCTTCTAAAATCATTACTTCCATTGAAAAAGTTGTTGTTGGTTCAGAAAACCCAAAACAGCAGCAATCCGTTGAGTTTACAGAACGTGTGACTGAATTGGTAGAGCCTATTTCTCTAATGAATCAATCGCTAAGACTTCAGGTAGAAGAGCCAGCTATAAATTTTAGAAGTAGTGAGAAACTTCAACAGATTACAACCCAGGAGTTAATTCAGATTTGCAATAAATCTGTTCCTGGTGGAGGTTTTCTGAAAGACTTCTCTTTTGAGAAATTGCAACCTACAGAGTTGAGAAAGCATAGCCTAGTTCTTACTGGCGGGAATACATACTGTATAGCAAGTTCCTCAGATGCAAATATTTCAACGCCCACAACATTAACTCTTTATACTACAGACGTCAACGGAATAATAACAGAGATAAAAAGTAAGATTGAGGTTGATGGTAAAGTAACAAAGCAGATGTATGATATTAAAACAACTGCAGTTTACCATTTGACCGTAACAAATGGCTTAAGTAAACCTTTCAATATGGGTGCGGTATTGTTTTTCATGGGTCAGTTTGAGTTAAATCAGCCAGAAATGAAAGCACCTTCGGAAGTGGTGGATGACGAGGTTTTCTCTATAGTAGAAAATATGCCTGAATTCGAAGGTAAAGGTATTGAACATGCTAGATCATATCTTCAGAAGCAACTAAAATACCCTGAAGCAGCAAAGGCAAATGGTATAAAGGGGAACGTTTATGTTTCATTTGTTGTAAATAGCGAAGGTAAGGTTGAAAACGTAAAGATTGCTAGAAGTCTTGAGCCTTCGTTGGACAAAGAAGCGGTTAGAGTTGTTTCGGAAATGCCCAAGTGGACTCCAGGCAAGCAGCGCGGTAAGGCGGTAAACGTAGCGTTTATTGTTCCTATTATCTTTCAATAAACTTTCTGATTGGGCATAAAAAAGTCAGGCTACCAATCCAATTTCTTTTGATTTTCACAGCCATGAAAACAATGGAAACAAACGGATCGGTAGCCTGACTATTTCTTTGATGCCGAATTATGCTTCGGGTTTATCCTTCTTTTCTTTTTTCTCTTCTTTTTTAGGTTCCTCAATAACCTCAGCTTTACCGTCCTCTATCTTTTTTCCATGGAGATAGTCGGGAAGTTCCATGCCGGCCATTTTGAATAGTTCCTGGAATGGTGGAATAGCTCCAAGCATACCCGAAAGGAAGTTTGCTGTGGCAGGTGTTTTTCCATCTTTACCAGAGGCGAGATTGTCCCAAACCACAACCTTATCGATCTTGAGGTTCTTAACGGCCTCCACTTGGATTTTAACCAGTTCGGGCAGCTTATCGGCAATCATCATCATAACGGCATCCTTGGAGTTACCGGCTGCCTTGTTGAGGCGTTCGAAACCGGCAGCTTGCTTGCTGAGGATTTCGAGTAAACCGTTAGCCTGTGCCTCCATTTTCATGAAGATAGCATCGGCCTCACCACGCGCTTGACGTCGGATTTGCTCGGCAAGGGCTTCTGCATCAATTTCAATCTTCTCCTTGTTAATGGTAGCAGGGATAATGATATCGGCATTCTGGGTAGCTTGTTCACGGTTGGCACGCGAATTTTCGGCGAGCTTTTCAGCAGCGTAAGCTTCCTCGAGCGCCTGTGCCTTTGCAACCTTTTCGGCGGCTACGGCTTTACGTTCGGCTTCAGCTTCCTTTTCACGTCGGGTAGCGTTGGAGTTGGCAATGGTAATCTTCGCCAAGTTTTCTCCCTCTACGGCAGTAGCATCGGCGCTGGAAACTTGAACACGCTGGTCGCGCATAGCATTTGCCTCTCCAATAGAACCGTCGCGAACCTTTTCTGCAACGCTCTTCTTTGCATCGTTGATGGCCTTAGCAGCAGCTTCTTTTCCAAGAGCTTGTATGTATCCGCTCTCGTCGTTGATGTCGGTTACGTTAACGTTGATAAGCTTGAGACCAATTTTCTTGAGCTCGGCCTCCACGTTGTAGGAAACAGCAGCCAAGAACTTGTCGCGGTTGTTGTTAATTTCCTCGATTTCCATGGTAGCCACCACCAGACGGAGTTGTCCAAAAATGATATCCTTGGCGAGGTTGTTGATTTCCTCTTGGTTTAAACCCAGCAAGCGCTCTGCTGCATTTTCCATAACACCAGATTCGGTCGAAATACCCACGGTAAAGCGGGAAGGAACGTCCACACGGATGTTTTGCTGGCTTAGCGCATTTGTGAGGTTTATTTCAATGGAAAGTGGGGTGAGGTTCAGGAATGCATAGTCCTGAATAACAGGCCATATAAAGGCTGCACCTCCGTGAATACACTTGGCGGATCGAGCCTCGTCGGATAAACTGCGGCCTACTTTTCCGTAAACCACCAATACCCTGTCCGAAGGGCATCGTTTGTAGCGTTTGAATAGAGAAACAATTAGGAGGAATGCAAAGAGAATACCTCCCACTATTGCAATTACTAGATACTGACTCATAGTTATTGTATTTGGTTTTTAAAGTTTTCTTACGAGGAGTATTTCATCCGAAAGGATTCCGACCACCTCACAAAGAGATCCAGTTGGGATAGTCTCCTCTTCATCGGTCACTACGTCCAAGGTTCTTAGTCCTTGCAACTTAATTTGTATTTTCCCTGCACCCTGTCGTCTTGGTGGAACTGGAAGATAAACGGTTGCTTTTACGCCAATTGCCCTATTGATTTCGAGATTGCCGCTTTCGGAAAGTCGCCCCATAAAATAGTAAATACTCGCCATAAGTATCATCATTAATAGGCCACACGTAGTGGAAATAATAATGGTGGTGGGGATGCTGAGTTGACTGTCGA from Williamwhitmania taraxaci includes these protein-coding regions:
- a CDS encoding DUF1987 domain-containing protein, which codes for MEVLKLKGTNVSPEVKFDHIAMTFDISGYSRPENVRDFYLPILKWLEQFVVELSTNRPSISKPIAFNFRLIYFNSSSAKFIFDMITHINAIHAIKFPVMVNWYYDEDDEELKEAGEELSEMADFSFSYYEVKKAK
- a CDS encoding TonB family protein, producing the protein MDLVSLVFLPLKAAFSAAMLYGFYRFVLRKEQHFGANRTFLLLSMLVSIIIPFITITIIQNVVMHEVAPSVAVLESSQSMGVTPIILEQSLSLSEMVGIVYLAITGCMLLRLLLILLQFVLSVSRNSRRETVNGKVVLISNAYPQTFSFFGIVVMAENDFKRADRHLLIAHEQVHARQLHSLDLLVAELFIVFQWFNPISYLLRDSLHEVHEYLADRCVIQGGADQLSYKRLLLDCITAANMPTLSSSFSAKLSKRRFAMISKKYNKGNRRYKFLLSIPIAVVLFAMFSLKVEANYVYAKEKGFNPSKIITSIEKVVVGSENPKQQQSVEFTERVTELVEPISLMNQSLRLQVEEPAINFRSSEKLQQITTQELIQICNKSVPGGGFLKDFSFEKLQPTELRKHSLVLTGGNTYCIASSSDANISTPTTLTLYTTDVNGIITEIKSKIEVDGKVTKQMYDIKTTAVYHLTVTNGLSKPFNMGAVLFFMGQFELNQPEMKAPSEVVDDEVFSIVENMPEFEGKGIEHARSYLQKQLKYPEAAKANGIKGNVYVSFVVNSEGKVENVKIARSLEPSLDKEAVRVVSEMPKWTPGKQRGKAVNVAFIVPIIFQ
- a CDS encoding C1 family peptidase, translated to MKIGKLLFLSLSLLFFINVQAQDTVRVAGYKFTKEVRLPYTDVKSQNRTGTCWSYATTSFVESELLRMGKPSVDLSEMFFVKDAYLQKGVSYVRRNGTANFSEGGQAHDVMNTIKAKGMVPDAIFPGLNYGEKEHVHGELTAGMTGFLEAINKNPNRQLSTAWLPGLKGILDAYLGQDVTSFSYNGKNYTPASFRDANGFNPDDYIELTSFSNYPYNTKVMLEIADNWSNGQYYNLPINDIIKIIENAVAKGYTVCWDGDVGNTGFSHGKGLAVVPDENTKEVAGLEMAKWSNMSSVDKKKALFNGDSPIAEKLITDADRAAAFDNTTLTDDHLMHLVGLAKDQTGATFYIIKNSWAKDSNAWGGLFYMSQPYVKRFTVAIMVHKNAIPADIKKVLGL
- a CDS encoding flotillin family protein, coding for MSQYLVIAIVGGILFAFLLIVSLFKRYKRCPSDRVLVVYGKVGRSLSDEARSAKCIHGGAAFIWPVIQDYAFLNLTPLSIEINLTNALSQQNIRVDVPSRFTVGISTESGVMENAAERLLGLNQEEINNLAKDIIFGQLRLVVATMEIEEINNNRDKFLAAVSYNVEAELKKIGLKLINVNVTDINDESGYIQALGKEAAAKAINDAKKSVAEKVRDGSIGEANAMRDQRVQVSSADATAVEGENLAKITIANSNATRREKEAEAERKAVAAEKVAKAQALEEAYAAEKLAENSRANREQATQNADIIIPATINKEKIEIDAEALAEQIRRQARGEADAIFMKMEAQANGLLEILSKQAAGFERLNKAAGNSKDAVMMMIADKLPELVKIQVEAVKNLKIDKVVVWDNLASGKDGKTPATANFLSGMLGAIPPFQELFKMAGMELPDYLHGKKIEDGKAEVIEEPKKEEKKEKKDKPEA
- a CDS encoding nitroreductase family protein, which encodes MDTIKLPAPQTVGGKPLMEVLKMRKSTRSYTVQELSMQELSNLLWAGCGISRPESGKRTSPSAMNWQEVDIYVALKSGTYRYEPKANLLIPILAGDIRAKTGSQDFVANAPVNLIYVADYSKMNDRPAEMLAMYAGTDTGFISENIYLYCASAGLGTVVRGMFDREELKTLLSLPENKHVVFTQTVGYPAP
- a CDS encoding OmpP1/FadL family transporter produces the protein MKKGLLFFAATLLSAPIFAGGILTNANQSAAYLRMIARDASTQIDAVYYNPAGLIKLQDGFHLSLNNQTLFSKRTIENKYPLLNESKYIGDVTVPFFPGIYAAYKTGDWVFSFGFNPSAGGGTASYGAGLPSFEIPFSGIPASLTASGIPTTAYTADIKFDGTSIFWGTQVGASYKINDMFSAYAGVRMINAVNTYEGELKNIRINPTFAPLGLNGTSFVKATEFFTNMASMFGSLAGIDESLQPLINGGGSALTLAQAQTANYLTPEQVASISGGFALINPSIDPSTLNIAQIQGAYAAASPTLLGKQAAMATNASNTQDQTVDVKQTGTGFTPIIGVNITPNDKINIGIKYEFKTTLELTNDTKKDVVTNMFPNGAKFRNDIPAILSVGIDYKVLPDLKLAAGLHHYFDKDANWEGKEKFVTDNLYELSFGMEYNVNEKILFSAGYLYAQTGVGQGYQTDISHSLSSSSVGFGGAFKASEMLTINLGILYTQYVQSQKDITYTNFGSVKETYNRNNIGFGIGFDFHF
- a CDS encoding BlaI/MecI/CopY family transcriptional regulator gives rise to the protein MKELTKAEEQVMEYLWKLERAFVRDILDEFPEPKPAYTTVSTIVRILEKKELVGYTAFGKNYQYFPLATKKEYAWQCFRGVLSKHFNSSVRRFASFFAADSKVSLSELEEMKELIEKEIQKRKTEEANGSS